A stretch of the Parafrankia irregularis genome encodes the following:
- a CDS encoding O-methyltransferase has protein sequence MPSSSLLAPPTANVIDRLFGASEKDDAAFAAFRAAHAGFVPRELPAARLAELTGDIYMPVSRETGVFLYQLVRAVRPRLVVEFGTSFGIAAVHLAAAVCDNGAGRVVSTELSPSKVAAARANLAEAGLSDVAEVWPGDALETLAALPGQVDFLLLDGWNHLYLPVLRLIEPGLSTGAVVVADDTVLFADDTADYLAYVRDPAHGYISSPLPIDDGLELSTRL, from the coding sequence GTGCCCTCGTCATCGCTGCTCGCCCCGCCCACCGCGAACGTCATCGACCGCCTGTTCGGTGCCTCGGAAAAGGACGACGCGGCCTTCGCTGCGTTCCGGGCGGCGCATGCCGGCTTCGTCCCGCGGGAACTGCCCGCCGCCAGGCTCGCCGAGCTCACCGGTGACATCTACATGCCGGTGTCCCGGGAGACCGGGGTCTTCCTCTACCAACTCGTCCGTGCTGTGCGGCCCAGGCTGGTCGTCGAGTTCGGCACCTCTTTCGGGATCGCTGCGGTCCACCTGGCCGCCGCCGTCTGCGACAACGGGGCCGGACGGGTCGTCAGCACCGAACTGTCGCCGAGCAAGGTCGCCGCAGCCCGCGCCAATCTCGCCGAGGCGGGGCTGAGTGATGTGGCGGAGGTCTGGCCCGGTGACGCCCTGGAGACACTCGCCGCCCTGCCGGGCCAGGTCGACTTCCTGCTGCTGGACGGCTGGAACCACCTCTACCTGCCGGTTCTGCGCCTGATCGAGCCCGGACTGTCGACAGGAGCGGTGGTCGTCGCCGACGACACGGTGCTGTTCGCCGACGACACCGCGGACTATCTCGCCTACGTTCGCGACCCAGCACACGGCTACATCTCCAGCCCGCTGCCGATTGATGATGGCCTGGAGCTCTCCACCCGGCTCTGA